One Calditrichia bacterium DNA window includes the following coding sequences:
- a CDS encoding GTP cyclohydrolase I encodes MDKAKIMEGVRLILEGIGENLAREGLQKTPDRVAEMCEEIFGGYAETGKLSAGFPEDAGNNVVLIKDIAFYSMCEHHFLPFFGKVHILYVPQNNRMAGFSSMAKIVDAFSRRLQIQERLGAQIADAIVDALAPEGVMVTIEATQLCASMRGRHKKEMTTVTQVVRGKLPAERIQHLRNNF; translated from the coding sequence ATGGATAAAGCAAAAATCATGGAAGGCGTACGGCTGATTCTGGAAGGTATCGGCGAAAATCTGGCGCGCGAAGGGCTGCAAAAAACGCCGGATCGCGTTGCGGAAATGTGCGAAGAAATTTTTGGCGGCTATGCCGAAACTGGCAAATTATCTGCCGGATTTCCGGAGGACGCCGGAAACAACGTGGTGCTGATTAAAGACATCGCATTCTATTCCATGTGTGAGCATCATTTTTTACCGTTTTTTGGCAAGGTACACATTTTATATGTGCCGCAAAACAACCGGATGGCCGGCTTTTCCAGCATGGCCAAAATTGTGGATGCGTTTTCGCGGCGATTGCAAATTCAGGAGCGATTGGGCGCACAAATTGCCGATGCAATTGTGGACGCGCTGGCGCCGGAAGGTGTGATGGTCACCATCGAAGCGACGCAACTGTGCGCATCCATGCGCGGACGGCACAAAAAGGAAATGACCACAGTAACGCAAGTGGTTCGGGGCAAGCTGCCTGCCGAACGCATTCAACACCTGCGTAATAATTTTTGA
- a CDS encoding rhomboid family intramembrane serine protease: MYARYGSSSITPGVKNLILSTIAVFLIQQFIAGREFLEIFGLVPLYIVDRLYVWQVFTYIFLHGDLMHIAMNMFFLWMFGCELEREWGTKEFVKYYLLTGTIAGITIFLWNFNSFGFTIGASGAVFAILVAYALFYPDREIMLLLFPVPIKVKYFVLIIGLLEFIMLPRQDGISHIGHLGGLVAGFLYLRHRYARYGIGNNIFKDLFKKKGPF, from the coding sequence ATGTATGCGCGCTATGGCTCTAGTTCTATAACGCCTGGAGTAAAAAACCTCATTCTTTCAACAATTGCCGTATTTTTGATTCAGCAGTTTATTGCTGGTCGGGAATTTTTGGAAATTTTTGGTTTAGTCCCGCTTTATATTGTGGACAGGCTCTATGTTTGGCAAGTGTTTACCTATATTTTCCTCCACGGCGATTTGATGCATATTGCCATGAATATGTTCTTTTTATGGATGTTCGGCTGTGAACTGGAACGTGAATGGGGCACAAAAGAGTTTGTAAAATATTATCTGTTAACGGGCACAATAGCCGGTATAACCATTTTTTTATGGAATTTTAATTCATTTGGATTTACAATCGGCGCATCGGGTGCGGTGTTTGCTATTCTTGTTGCGTACGCCCTTTTTTATCCGGATCGGGAGATCATGTTATTACTTTTTCCGGTTCCCATTAAAGTCAAATATTTTGTGTTGATAATTGGACTGTTGGAGTTTATCATGTTGCCGCGACAGGATGGTATTTCGCATATTGGTCATCTTGGCGGGCTTGTTGCCGGGTTTCTTTATTTGCGCCATCGTTACGCGCGTTATGGAATTGGTAATAATATTTTCAAGGACTTGTTTAAAAAAAAAGGCCCTTTTTAA
- a CDS encoding TIGR00159 family protein, which yields MFLKFGFLTISLVDVFDIALISVLFFRIYQFIRGSVAARMMLGLLLILLFSILADLVNLSGISWIFSNLKTVWVIAFVIIFQPEFRRMLLNLGQNPIVQRLVKVEAPMFIEEVVGAMLELAQKNFGALIVLPRETGVRSVVETGTEVNARVSKPLLLSIFNPRSPLHDGAVVIQSDQILAAKCQLPLTQSPRLDPSLGMRHRAALGLSEQTDTMILVVSEETGTISIAENGVLTRGLNEESLRRRLNDAFVQNKPQKKRNFLKELLQAN from the coding sequence ATGTTTCTAAAATTTGGTTTTTTGACGATCAGCTTAGTGGATGTTTTTGATATAGCCCTGATATCGGTTTTGTTTTTCCGGATTTATCAATTTATCAGGGGCAGCGTTGCCGCACGAATGATGCTGGGATTGTTACTCATTTTACTGTTCTCGATACTCGCGGATTTGGTCAACCTGAGCGGCATTTCATGGATTTTTTCGAACTTGAAGACAGTTTGGGTTATCGCATTTGTAATTATTTTTCAACCGGAGTTTCGAAGAATGTTATTAAATCTTGGGCAAAACCCCATTGTTCAGCGGCTGGTTAAAGTGGAAGCACCCATGTTTATCGAAGAAGTGGTTGGTGCGATGCTGGAACTTGCACAGAAAAATTTTGGCGCGCTAATTGTGTTGCCGCGTGAAACCGGTGTTCGCAGTGTTGTGGAAACCGGTACGGAAGTCAACGCGCGGGTCAGTAAACCGTTATTGCTCTCCATATTTAACCCCCGTTCACCGTTGCATGATGGCGCAGTGGTTATCCAAAGCGACCAGATTTTGGCTGCCAAATGCCAGTTGCCGCTTACGCAAAGCCCGCGGCTCGATCCGTCTTTGGGCATGCGGCACCGTGCAGCGCTCGGTTTATCTGAACAAACGGATACCATGATTCTGGTTGTCAGCGAAGAAACCGGCACAATTTCGATTGCCGAAAACGGCGTGCTCACCCGTGGATTAAACGAGGAAAGTCTGCGCCGCCGGCTAAACGATGCATTTGTGCAAAACAAACCACAGAAAAAAAGAAATTTTTTAAAGGAATTGTTACAGGCAAATTAA
- a CDS encoding tetratricopeptide repeat protein — translation MFDFLTGNVPGGFGLYLLFIIVVFLVLRGMSRQNELFTPRLFRIWFFAIWGLATLVYGFLWLSDPPPQAFSRYSVQFYAENPADKWLAYYFRDEMERSVESQRNPTNYYYDQRWNYLAGADCATFEASQCATIAEQMPVDELVTGTIRRENGNYQLALTFRTFPGNRIKSQKNLPFPAGEPEKAIAAIQQWIGEVLPLKEKLPQPLLADSLFVLARDHFWRNDYQKSLNLCRQALNLHPDNAYIKHLLLYNRIRIANDLSLKHPVKNPYETKLNEWQRMLVEARQVLIPAAQANYDAGLEDPLLSNMIAESFMPDQQFGDAEAFLKIAFGEDPLNLEVLKNLLALHPSRYHDLPFESDGELMARILNICPFDAETLRRYIENLLVNLQVDNQPAAEIRYRLDRALALAPDNYTALLLKGKFHLTLFEYEPAIAAFEHADRVMPDRSVTHYNLGIAYYLQKQPDRAETHFQKAVDLDDYLDAHLYLGVIFQERGEFEKALAQFRYRVAHKTGSEDYYAIQAMKGIRECLKALNIPIPGQAEGSN, via the coding sequence ATGTTTGATTTTTTGACCGGCAATGTGCCCGGCGGATTCGGTCTTTACCTGCTGTTTATCATCGTTGTGTTTTTGGTGCTGCGCGGCATGTCGCGCCAAAATGAGCTGTTCACGCCGCGTTTATTCCGCATCTGGTTTTTCGCAATTTGGGGATTGGCAACGTTGGTTTACGGATTTCTGTGGCTCAGCGATCCGCCGCCGCAAGCGTTTTCGCGATACAGCGTTCAATTTTACGCGGAAAATCCGGCGGATAAGTGGTTGGCATATTATTTCCGCGATGAGATGGAACGATCTGTTGAATCGCAGCGTAACCCAACCAACTACTATTACGACCAGCGCTGGAATTATCTCGCCGGTGCGGATTGCGCCACATTTGAGGCATCGCAATGCGCGACCATCGCCGAGCAAATGCCTGTGGACGAGCTGGTTACCGGCACCATTCGCCGCGAAAACGGCAATTATCAACTGGCATTAACTTTCAGGACATTCCCGGGAAACCGGATAAAATCGCAAAAAAACTTGCCCTTTCCCGCTGGCGAACCGGAAAAGGCTATCGCTGCGATTCAACAATGGATTGGCGAGGTGTTACCGTTAAAAGAGAAATTGCCGCAACCGCTGCTGGCGGATAGCCTTTTTGTGCTGGCAAGAGACCATTTTTGGCGCAATGACTACCAAAAAAGTCTTAATTTGTGCAGACAGGCATTGAATTTACACCCGGACAATGCCTATATTAAACACTTACTACTTTATAACCGGATCCGCATCGCGAACGACCTCAGCCTGAAACACCCGGTAAAAAATCCTTACGAAACGAAACTGAACGAATGGCAGCGCATGCTCGTGGAAGCACGGCAGGTGCTGATTCCTGCTGCGCAAGCCAATTACGATGCGGGTTTGGAAGACCCGTTGCTCAGCAACATGATTGCCGAATCATTTATGCCCGATCAACAATTTGGCGATGCCGAAGCGTTTTTGAAAATCGCCTTTGGCGAAGATCCGCTGAATCTGGAAGTGCTCAAAAATTTGCTGGCGTTGCATCCGTCGCGGTATCACGATTTGCCGTTCGAGAGTGACGGTGAGCTGATGGCGCGGATTCTGAATATCTGCCCGTTTGATGCGGAAACCCTGCGCCGCTATATCGAAAATTTGCTGGTCAATTTGCAGGTGGATAACCAGCCCGCAGCGGAAATCCGCTACCGGTTGGATCGCGCGTTGGCGCTGGCGCCGGATAATTACACCGCGCTGCTGCTAAAAGGAAAATTTCATCTGACGCTGTTTGAATATGAACCCGCGATTGCTGCATTTGAACATGCGGATCGCGTGATGCCGGATCGATCGGTGACGCATTACAATTTGGGCATCGCATATTATTTGCAAAAGCAGCCGGATCGCGCCGAAACGCATTTCCAGAAAGCTGTTGATCTGGATGATTATCTGGATGCGCATTTGTATCTGGGCGTGATTTTTCAGGAACGCGGTGAGTTTGAAAAAGCGTTGGCGCAGTTTCGCTATCGCGTTGCCCACAAAACCGGCAGCGAAGATTATTACGCCATTCAGGCGATGAAAGGCATTCGCGAATGCCTCAAAGCCTTAAATATTCCCATTCCGGGGCAAGCCGAAGGTTCAAACTGA
- the folP gene encoding dihydropteroate synthase, with product MGNPPAKYLSQIAGSLPETADLFRKEITQLATDFEKKKWEFTLPHGKTLMIDRPLIMGILNVTPDSFSDGGQHNSGETAYRRARQMLDEGADIIDIGGESTRPGAGAVSVADEWQRIGPVIQQLAKLPGCIISVDTYKSDVAKWALENGAHIINDISGARFDPAIADVAAAFNAPMALMHIQGEPRTMQQQPNYHLLMEDICRELKKSCEFVRSRGVMQILLDPGIGFGKTVEHNLEILRRLREFGIFGHPVLLGTSRKSFIGRVLDAPVEDRLTGTIISNVVGINNNAAVLRVHDVHQHRHALQLIHEIKIRKCP from the coding sequence ATGGGAAATCCGCCGGCAAAATATTTATCGCAAATTGCCGGATCGCTGCCCGAAACTGCGGATTTGTTTCGAAAGGAAATTACGCAACTCGCAACGGATTTCGAGAAAAAAAAATGGGAATTTACACTGCCGCATGGCAAAACGCTGATGATCGATCGTCCGCTGATTATGGGGATTCTCAACGTTACCCCGGATTCTTTCAGCGATGGCGGTCAGCACAATTCCGGTGAAACGGCGTATCGGCGTGCCCGCCAAATGCTGGACGAAGGTGCGGACATCATCGATATCGGCGGCGAATCCACCCGTCCCGGTGCCGGAGCTGTTTCTGTGGCGGATGAGTGGCAGCGCATCGGTCCGGTAATTCAGCAATTGGCAAAGCTGCCCGGGTGCATCATTTCTGTGGATACTTACAAAAGCGATGTCGCCAAATGGGCACTGGAAAACGGCGCGCATATTATTAATGATATCAGCGGTGCGCGGTTCGATCCGGCAATCGCAGATGTTGCCGCCGCGTTTAACGCACCGATGGCATTGATGCACATTCAGGGTGAACCGCGAACGATGCAGCAGCAACCCAATTATCATTTGTTGATGGAAGATATTTGTCGCGAGCTGAAAAAAAGTTGCGAATTTGTTCGCAGTCGCGGGGTGATGCAAATTTTGCTCGATCCGGGAATCGGCTTCGGCAAAACTGTCGAACACAATCTGGAAATTTTGCGACGGCTCCGCGAATTCGGGATTTTCGGGCATCCGGTTTTGCTGGGCACATCGCGTAAGTCATTTATTGGCAGAGTGTTGGACGCACCGGTTGAAGATCGCCTAACCGGCACGATTATCTCGAATGTGGTTGGCATCAATAATAACGCTGCGGTATTGCGTGTGCACGATGTGCACCAACATCGTCATGCGTTGCAATTGATACATGAGATTAAGATTAGAAAATGCCCGTAA
- a CDS encoding ATP-dependent Clp protease ATP-binding subunit, whose protein sequence is MRNNFTSRVQKVIRFSKEEAMRLGHEYIGTEHLLLGILKEGEGIAVKILKNLNIDLEKLKQRLEEASGPAGGMMTLGNLPLSKRAEKVLKITYLEAKNFKSDIIGTEHLLLSLLKEKEGLAAQVLMSFNVDYNVVYNELKNILEGKPSMSSYSSQSSQKIKTPALDHFGRDLTQLALQGKLDPVIGRDQIIERVAQILSRRKKNNPVLIGEPGVGKTAVAEGLALRIISKKVPRVLHNKRIVALDMGSIVAGTKYRGQFEERMKAIMSELEKADNVILFIDELHTIVGAGGASGSLDASNMFKPALARGELQCIGATTLDEYRMYIEKDGALERRFQKVMIEPTSPEETLEILRFIKGKYEEHHRVIYSDEALLATVRLCERYISDKFFPDKAIDVLDETGSRVHISSIIVPKEILDLEQRIEKIRQEKEQFAKQQDFERAAKLRDVERRLQDELMFERNKWEREEESQIAEVHEDDIAEVVAMMTSIPVQRVAQSETKKLLGMEDELKKRVIGQDDAIETITRAIRRTRAGLKDPNRPIGSFMFLGPTGIGKTHLAKVLAEYLFERKDALIRIDMSEYMEKFSVSRLVGSPPGYVGYEEGGQLTEKVRRHPYAVILFDEIEKAHPDVFNILLQVLDEGQLTDSLGRKVDFRNTILILTSNVGARDIKKNISMGFTQGKDDEEHNVMRDKILQEMKRLFNPEFINRLDELIYFRRLKKKEVAKIIELMVNEMTGRLLEHNITIELTDGAKDFIVQSGYDPVYGARPLKRAIQKYIEDPLADEILKGKFAEGSSIKIKMKNRNELTFAEVTKSGEIEAEQEEKDSEL, encoded by the coding sequence ATGAGAAATAATTTCACTAGTCGAGTGCAGAAAGTCATTCGATTTTCCAAGGAAGAGGCCATGCGGCTTGGCCATGAATACATCGGCACTGAACACTTGTTGCTTGGCATATTAAAGGAAGGCGAAGGTATCGCTGTTAAGATATTGAAAAATCTCAATATTGACCTTGAAAAATTAAAACAACGGCTTGAGGAAGCTTCGGGTCCAGCTGGCGGGATGATGACACTTGGCAATCTTCCGCTATCAAAACGGGCAGAGAAAGTGTTGAAAATTACGTACCTGGAAGCCAAGAATTTTAAATCTGATATTATTGGAACCGAACACCTGCTTCTTTCATTACTAAAGGAAAAAGAAGGATTAGCGGCTCAAGTATTGATGAGTTTTAACGTTGATTATAATGTTGTATATAATGAATTGAAAAACATATTAGAGGGAAAACCGTCAATGTCGTCGTATTCGTCTCAGTCATCTCAAAAAATCAAAACGCCTGCTTTGGATCATTTCGGGCGAGATTTAACCCAATTGGCTTTGCAAGGCAAGCTTGATCCGGTTATTGGCAGAGATCAGATCATCGAACGTGTTGCCCAAATTCTCAGCCGGCGAAAGAAGAACAACCCTGTGCTTATCGGTGAGCCTGGTGTTGGGAAAACCGCTGTTGCAGAAGGTCTTGCATTGCGGATCATCAGTAAAAAAGTACCGCGTGTTCTGCATAACAAGCGTATTGTTGCGCTGGATATGGGGAGCATTGTGGCTGGGACTAAATATCGCGGGCAGTTCGAAGAGCGGATGAAAGCCATAATGAGCGAATTGGAAAAAGCTGACAATGTCATTTTATTTATTGATGAATTGCATACCATCGTTGGAGCAGGTGGCGCATCTGGCTCCTTGGACGCATCCAATATGTTCAAGCCGGCTCTTGCCCGCGGTGAACTACAGTGTATTGGTGCGACCACTCTCGATGAGTATCGCATGTATATCGAAAAAGACGGTGCTTTGGAAAGACGTTTCCAGAAAGTGATGATTGAACCGACATCACCAGAAGAAACATTAGAAATTCTCCGATTTATCAAAGGAAAATATGAAGAGCACCATCGCGTTATCTATTCTGATGAGGCGCTTTTGGCAACGGTTCGCTTATGCGAACGCTATATCAGCGATAAATTTTTCCCGGACAAAGCGATCGACGTGCTGGACGAAACAGGTTCACGTGTCCACATTTCAAGCATAATTGTTCCGAAAGAAATTCTGGATCTGGAACAGCGGATTGAAAAAATTCGCCAGGAAAAAGAACAATTTGCCAAACAGCAAGATTTTGAACGGGCTGCAAAACTTCGCGATGTCGAAAGAAGACTTCAGGACGAGCTGATGTTCGAAAGGAACAAATGGGAACGCGAAGAAGAAAGTCAAATCGCTGAAGTACATGAAGACGATATTGCTGAAGTAGTAGCGATGATGACCAGCATTCCGGTTCAACGAGTCGCCCAAAGTGAAACAAAAAAACTGTTGGGTATGGAAGATGAGTTGAAAAAGCGGGTTATCGGGCAGGATGATGCCATCGAAACCATCACACGCGCAATTCGCAGAACACGGGCAGGATTGAAAGACCCAAACCGCCCGATTGGCTCGTTCATGTTTCTCGGACCAACCGGGATTGGGAAAACTCACCTTGCCAAAGTTCTTGCTGAATATCTCTTTGAACGGAAAGATGCACTAATTCGTATCGACATGTCCGAATATATGGAGAAATTCTCGGTATCTCGACTGGTTGGCTCTCCTCCCGGATATGTTGGTTATGAAGAAGGCGGGCAGTTAACGGAGAAAGTTCGCAGGCACCCATATGCTGTGATTCTTTTTGATGAAATTGAAAAAGCACACCCGGATGTATTTAATATTCTGTTGCAAGTCCTCGATGAAGGGCAGCTTACAGACAGCCTTGGCAGAAAAGTTGATTTCAGGAACACAATTCTAATCCTTACCAGCAACGTTGGCGCGAGAGACATCAAAAAGAACATATCCATGGGCTTTACGCAAGGTAAGGATGACGAAGAGCATAATGTTATGCGTGATAAGATTTTACAGGAAATGAAACGCCTGTTTAATCCGGAATTTATCAATCGTTTGGACGAGTTGATTTATTTCCGCCGACTGAAAAAGAAAGAAGTTGCCAAAATCATCGAATTGATGGTTAATGAAATGACAGGACGTTTGCTGGAACACAATATCACGATCGAGTTGACTGATGGTGCAAAAGATTTCATCGTTCAAAGCGGTTATGATCCGGTTTACGGTGCACGTCCGCTCAAAAGGGCTATACAAAAATACATCGAAGATCCGCTTGCAGATGAAATTCTAAAAGGTAAATTTGCTGAAGGTTCATCAATCAAAATCAAAATGAAAAACCGTAATGAGTTAACTTTTGCAGAAGTAACAAAAAGCGGTGAAATTGAAGCTGAACAGGAAGAAAAAGATTCGGAATTGTAA
- a CDS encoding proline--tRNA ligase, which produces MAKKARTAIVPTREDNYPEWYQQVIRAADLAEVSPVRGCMVIKPWGYSIWENIQQGLDKMFKDTGHKNAYFPLFIPKSFLEKEAAHVEGFAKECAVVTHHRLEADGKGGLKPAGELEEPLIVRPTSETIIGEMFAKWVQSYRDLPLLINQWANVVRWELRTRLFLRTTEFLWQEGHTAHSTAEEAEAETRQMLDIYAEFAENFMAIPVIKGEKTESERFPGAIRTYCIEAMMQDKKALQAGTSHFLGQNFAKASNIKFLDETGTEQFAWTTSWGVSTRLIGAIIMAHSDDDGLIIPPKLAPAHVVILPVVHDEDSKSDVMAYCESLKKEIEDKYYSRRPLVVELDTRDGRGGAKVWDWVKKGIPIRLEVGKREVEENTVFMGRRDLAYKERYAINRSEFLVNLTDTLDEIQRNIYQRANEFRTLNTVKIDNKKDFYDFFTPQNRNQPEIHGGFALAHWNGSEAVEAQIKQDLGVTIRCIPFDEAEEPGRCIITGEESKRRVLFAKAY; this is translated from the coding sequence ATGGCCAAAAAGGCTCGCACAGCAATAGTTCCGACACGGGAAGACAATTATCCGGAATGGTATCAACAGGTGATTCGTGCAGCGGACCTGGCAGAAGTTTCCCCGGTTCGGGGATGTATGGTTATCAAGCCATGGGGATATAGCATTTGGGAAAATATCCAGCAAGGGCTGGATAAAATGTTTAAAGACACCGGGCACAAAAATGCATATTTTCCGCTATTTATCCCCAAAAGTTTTCTGGAAAAAGAAGCTGCGCACGTCGAAGGGTTTGCCAAAGAATGTGCGGTAGTTACCCACCATCGACTGGAAGCCGATGGTAAGGGCGGTCTAAAACCTGCTGGTGAACTGGAAGAACCGCTGATTGTCCGACCGACCTCCGAAACGATAATCGGTGAAATGTTTGCCAAATGGGTGCAGTCATATCGCGATTTACCGTTGCTGATCAATCAATGGGCAAATGTGGTTCGATGGGAATTGCGGACACGTTTATTTTTGCGTACCACAGAATTTTTGTGGCAGGAAGGTCACACTGCCCACTCTACCGCTGAAGAAGCGGAAGCGGAAACCCGGCAAATGTTGGATATCTACGCCGAATTTGCCGAGAATTTTATGGCAATTCCTGTAATTAAAGGCGAAAAAACGGAATCCGAACGTTTTCCTGGGGCAATTCGCACATATTGTATTGAAGCGATGATGCAGGATAAAAAAGCGCTTCAAGCTGGAACCTCTCATTTTCTGGGGCAGAATTTTGCCAAAGCTTCAAATATCAAATTTTTAGATGAAACCGGCACGGAACAATTTGCGTGGACAACCTCCTGGGGAGTATCAACCCGGTTGATAGGCGCAATAATTATGGCGCATAGTGATGATGACGGATTGATTATTCCGCCTAAATTGGCACCTGCTCATGTCGTAATTCTGCCTGTGGTACATGATGAAGATTCCAAATCCGATGTTATGGCTTATTGTGAATCCTTGAAAAAGGAAATCGAGGATAAGTATTATTCCCGAAGACCTCTCGTTGTTGAATTGGACACCAGAGACGGACGTGGTGGCGCAAAAGTGTGGGATTGGGTTAAGAAAGGCATTCCGATCCGGTTGGAAGTTGGCAAGCGTGAGGTTGAAGAAAACACTGTTTTTATGGGACGCCGAGATTTAGCATATAAAGAACGTTATGCAATTAACAGATCAGAATTTTTAGTAAATTTAACGGACACATTGGACGAAATTCAACGTAACATTTATCAACGGGCAAATGAGTTTCGCACACTCAACACCGTTAAAATAGACAATAAGAAAGATTTTTATGATTTCTTTACTCCTCAAAACCGTAACCAACCAGAGATTCATGGTGGATTTGCATTGGCACACTGGAATGGCAGTGAAGCGGTTGAAGCGCAAATCAAACAAGATTTAGGTGTTACAATCCGCTGTATTCCGTTTGATGAGGCGGAGGAGCCCGGAAGATGCATTATCACAGGTGAAGAAAGTAAACGCCGGGTTTTATTCGCTAAAGCATATTAA
- a CDS encoding SLBB domain-containing protein: MKHLIVALLLLVSSFSYAQDQSYSGGDRAAQYILGDSDVLLISVNLWGNVLKPGIYSVPSAFNIIDLLSSAGGPTRSARLNDVRIVRKNQEVITVDIEKYVKTGNQDLLVPLQPGDVIIVSGSISDIFGRVVGFMRDLAIIVNVVLLASRI, from the coding sequence ATGAAACATTTAATAGTTGCTTTGCTTTTGTTGGTTAGTTCTTTTTCGTATGCACAGGATCAATCGTATTCCGGTGGTGATCGTGCAGCGCAATATATTCTCGGGGATTCGGATGTTCTGCTGATATCCGTAAATTTGTGGGGAAATGTTCTGAAACCCGGGATTTATAGTGTTCCAAGCGCATTCAATATAATAGATTTGTTGTCATCCGCAGGTGGTCCAACACGTTCTGCAAGATTAAACGATGTCCGGATTGTACGTAAAAATCAGGAAGTAATTACGGTAGATATCGAAAAATACGTAAAAACCGGTAATCAAGATCTACTCGTACCGCTCCAGCCGGGCGATGTCATCATAGTTTCTGGAAGTATTTCCGATATTTTTGGAAGAGTGGTCGGTTTTATGCGTGATCTTGCAATAATTGTTAATGTTGTGCTATTAGCTTCTCGAATATAA
- the cdd gene encoding cytidine deaminase, whose product MTKNDILEKLQQTRQQALAKYSGFHVAALLETTTGEFFNGFNIESSSYGLTICAERVALFKALTEGHRTFQRIYILADGKELCPPCGACRQVLMDYAPDIEVIMLSETGVEQRMNINQLLPLAFRDDRLK is encoded by the coding sequence ATGACAAAGAACGATATCTTAGAAAAGCTTCAACAAACAAGGCAGCAGGCTCTGGCGAAATATTCCGGTTTTCATGTTGCCGCGCTATTGGAAACTACAACCGGTGAGTTTTTCAATGGATTTAATATTGAAAGCAGCTCCTATGGATTAACAATTTGTGCCGAACGTGTAGCACTTTTCAAGGCGCTTACTGAAGGACACCGCACTTTTCAACGAATTTATATTTTGGCAGATGGCAAAGAGTTGTGTCCGCCCTGTGGTGCTTGTCGGCAGGTTTTAATGGATTATGCGCCAGATATCGAAGTAATCATGCTTTCTGAAACCGGTGTTGAACAACGAATGAACATAAATCAATTATTACCACTGGCTTTTCGTGATGACCGGTTGAAGTAA